The genomic segment TCTTGATTTTTGAgttctttaaataaatgttttattcctTCTCCCTGACCAAAGTTTTCTTCATCTATGTGACTTACAACTCTTCAATTTAAAGTGTTTCATATCCCTTTCATGGAAAACCACTTCTGGATCCTGCCACAGATCTGTTGGGGTCTTGACACCGTAGATGATGGGGTATATCAAGGGTGGAAAGATTATGTAGATGTTGCCCATGAGAACATGGACCACAGGAGAGAGGTGCTTCTCAAAGTGGTGCACCATGGTCAGACCAATGATTGGGATATAGAAAACCAGCACTGCACCGACATGGGAGACACAGGTCGGCAAGGACTTGAGTCACTCCTTGTGGAATGCAACAGCCAAGACTGAGTACAGGATCAGAATATAGGATGAAGAATTAACAAGGTATCAAACTAAAGGGTACAAATAACCAGGACCAAGGCATAGAAACTGTTGAAGTGGATGTCAGAACATGCTAGTCTCAGCAGGTCCTGGTGCAggcagaaagagagggagaggatgTGGAAATGGCAGTAATGGGAAAACTTTAGGCAGATTATGGGAGCATTGATGAACATGAAACTTCTAACTGTAATTCCCAGTCTGATTTTGATGATCCTGGCATTGGTTAATATGGATGTATACCTCAGAGGATTACAGATTGCTGTAAAATGATCAAAAGCCATGGCAAGAAGAATTCCAGACTCTGTGAGGGATAGACCATGGATGACATAGGTTTGGACAATGCAGGCATCCAGACCAATCTCCTGGCTGAGCCCCACAGGATACCCAGCACGGTGTGCACTGTGGACAGCACTAGGCACAGGTCAGGGAGGGCCAGCATGGCCAGGAGGTAGAACATGGACTGGTGCAGGCTTGGCTCAGTCCAGATCACATGCAGCACCAGGCAGTTTCCTGAGAGTACCATGGCATAGATACACGAGAAAGGGATGGAGAGCCAGGGATATTCCCCTTCCAGCTCAGGGAATCCTGTTAGCAGAAAGGGTGAAGAATTGTTATGAGCAGAAAAAGCAGGCATTGACAATTTGAGGTGATTTCTCTGTGAGTCAGTATAAGACAACTTTTTTCTCATACAGGACAGATTTGAGCAAAAGTGGGATATCATGTAATATGGAATTCTTCAGTTCAGATTAAAAAGTCATATTTATTGTTGTTCATATCCATTATGCAAGTACATCTCCACACTTAATAATCTTAGTCCATTTCAACCTAGTAAAACATTGAGGgtagaaaaaagacaaaagtgaCAGAAGTCGATCTTGTCTTTTCTAAAGAAATTTGAGATTATAATAagatttgattttcaaatgtatttctctttcagttacattctgttgctattgtgaaaAATAGTTACCCTTCACCTTCAGAGGaccttttcattcattctgtgaTTCAGTTACATCTATCCAACAATCCCTGCTCAAGTCTCAACTCCATTACAAAAACTCAGATGCATTTGTGCCTCTCCTCCCAAGAAACTAGATTGTATCCTTTAAGTCcttgcagggagagagagagctaGAGGCCTGTGATTTATAACATCAGGAAGAAGTCTAATTATTCTAAATTGACCCCACGTTCCCTAGGGATATTTTGTtcaaattttaaagagaatgatGAAAATACCTATTATCTAATTGCAATCTGGAATTATGCAACAGCAGCCCGTTTCTTTTATTTGACAAACATATTCTGTTTGATGTTCTGGGCTGTTCAAGCACTGCTCtaggcatttaaaaattattaggtaATTTCAGCCTCACACAAACCCCTAAGCAATAGGTATTATGATGAGCCGTGCTTTACAGATGAGTGCATTGGGCTCAAGAAAGGCTAACTAGCTTGCTGAAGTCCCACAGTGAGTAAACGATGATTTGTTTTCTGATGGTCTGACTCCAGGGCCTGTGCTCCGAACTCTTCCTCTCTGTCCTAAATTTCATCCTCCCTGAGACTCCTTCAGTTCACATTTACTCCTCACATGCGAGCTGAAATACACCTTCCTCCGATTTCTCCAATATTCACCTGTGAGTGATGTTTTTCTTCCCTGCTTCTTAAACACATTCTATCATGTATATGACAGGTATGATAATTTTGAGCATTAGAATGTTGTTAAAGACTCACAGTAGATTAAAGAATGCTCTAGTTAGGTTAAGTTTTCACTTTCCACAGAGAATTACTGCTAGCTTTGTCCCTTGAAGGTAGAGAGACTATACAGTTAGGGCTAAAGGACTCACAAAAGTATTTGTAACAATATTGGTGCCATTATAGCTGTATAATCTTGTGAAAGTTTCCAAGCCCGTAGCTCCAGACCAGTGttatcccagagaaatacaaTGTGAACCACTTATGTGGCTTTAAAAGTtctaagtaaaaaagaaacagttgaaACTAATTTTAGGATTTTAACCAAATATACCTAAAACATTATATCAATGTATAGTCAATATAAACCTTATTGAAGGGACATTTGCAGTCATTTTTCCATGCTAAGTCTGTTCtagtatgtattttttacttaCATAACATCTCCATTTGGACTTGCCACTTTTCATGCACTTAGCGATCTCCTGGGGCTTGTGGAtaacttattaaataaaataactgtaaccttttcttcctctctgaaatGGAAAAGATAGCAATTtagttttattaaatgttttctctgtCTCACTATTATAAATGCTTTACATAATTCATCTAATTATTAATTGTGCAATCATATGAAATAGGAAAtgttattatacccattttagattaaaaaaaacttatATAACATTAAGTATCTTTCTCAAGGACACACCATTGGAGAAGTTTCCAACCCAGTAAGTTTCCTTTTATAAGCACATTCTTTATCTCTATGCTTTACCCCCTATTAAAGTAAAAGATATGATCTGCAAGTAATTCTAGCCATTAAAATACGTAAAACAAATACTCTAATCCTGAGAATTATAGTGATAAGATTTCTAGGACATAGTAAGTGATTTAAGTGATGCTTAATAAAATTACtgttagaaaaatacaagctctGATTTCATGCAGCTCCTAAGGATTATCAACCACATACAAAACTACAGGACTTATaaacaatgttttatattttccagaaCATGAACTCTTTGAATACTTAAGCAATGGGctcaaaaaagaggaaaatcttGTAGCTGAAGtgaagggaaataaaatgaaattttgttacTGAAAATAACCTGTTTTATATAGGAAATGTCTGCTGcttttcaattaaaatataaagaccGGTCAGGGAAGAAGCAAACTACTAGAGGTTTCTTATCTCCTTGTCTAATGTTCATTTccaaatcttcctggatgaaggaattatttttataaacttgcACTTGTAAGAATATTCCATACTTGTTGGAGTGGAAAGTCTGTTATGCACACACTGCTCATGGGGTTTCCTTCATCCTCCTCAAGGAGCACAGATCCTATATACTGCATCACTCTTTCTTAGCATCTCCAGGGACCAGGATTTACTCCAGTGGCTCCTATACTTCTTGCACCTGCATAAATATTGCTTCTCCTAGGATCTCAATGCCACTATGACAAAATAAAGAAGAGCGATATCGGCAAGAACATCTCTGTTGTGAGTGACAGTTGTTCTTTATTAAATGTCAGAATGCACTGATAAAGACTTGTGTAGGTGACTTGGTGTCTTCTGTAATAAGTAGAGATTAATCTTACACCCCACAACAGTGATTTGCAATTTTCACCAGGCTTTAAATGCAAACAGTCCAAATATgggttttttcctactttttatgTTTAAGTTTCGTTATTATACCTTCACAAGCCAAAAATATGGACATTGATTCCACGGATGGAGCCAATGATCTAGTAACAAGGAGGTTTCACATGTAGGCACAAATTAATTTAATCTTTTGTTTCAGGGAAAATTCACCTTTTGAAAAAATACTAGCACTGGTCTTATATTTAAAGAGCTATCATGCAAATCCAATCATTCTTATTATATGCTACAGAGATTTTATACTAAGGCAGCAGAATATACATATGAGTTGTAATCAGCTGTTTCATGCATTTTTCCCTGACAGATTTCTCTGTTTATAAATCAATGTCTGTTCAACCTGAGTCCAAAATCAGTAACTTCACCTTTCTCCTTACGGGATTCCCTGGCCTGGTAGGGGAATATCCCTGGCTCTCCATCCCTTTCTCGTGTATCTATGCCATGGTACTCTCAGGAAACTGCCTGGTGCTGCATGTGATCCGAACTGAGCCGAGCCTGCACCAACCCATGTTCTACTTCCTGGCCATGCTGGCCCTCACTGACCTGTGCATGGGGCTGTCCACAGTGCACACGGTGCTGGGCATCCTCTGGGGGCTTGTCCAGGAGATTGGTCTGGATGCCTGCATTGCTCAAACCTTCTTTGTTCATGGTCTATCATGCATGGAGTCTGGAGTCCTTCTTGCCATGGCCTTTGATCGCTTCACGGCAATCTGCAGTCCTCTGAGATATGCATCCATCCTGACAAATACCAGAATCATCAATATTGGAGTGGCCATTTTAGGGAGGAGTTTCCTCTTCATTGTTGCTCCCATAATCCGCCTTAAGTTCTTCCATTACTGCCATCTCCGGATCCTCTCCCACTCTTTCTGCCTGCACCAGGACCTGCTCCGGCTGGCCTGCTCTGACATCCGCTTCAACAGCTTTTACGCCTTAGCTCTGGTTATCTGCACACTATTCTTGGATTCAGCGCTCATTCTCATCTCCTATATTCTGATCCTGCGCTCAGTCTTGTCTATTGCTTCCCACAAGGAGAGACTCAAGTCTTTGCAGACCTGTGTCTCCCATGTCGGTGCAGTGCTGGTTTTCTATATCCCAATCATTGGTCTGACCATGGTGCACCGCTTTGGGAAGCACCTCTCTCCTGTGGTCCATGTTCTCATGGGCAACATCTACATCATCTTCCCACCCCTGATGAACCCCATCATCTATGGTGTCAAGACCCAGCAGATCCGTGACAGGATCCAGAGATGGTTCACTAAAAAAACTGAGTACTAGAAGTGAATGTGTTTTCAGGAAGGGAAGGTAATATTTGCAAAAGGAATGACCAATACtagcagaaataataaatttacatGCAATACTTAAAAGGTTAAAGGCATATTTACAGTCATTTTCTAGTTTAGTTTTCCAAAGCCAGAGAAGTAAGCAGAGAAAGTGTTACTGatcttatttccttatttcaaaattaagtatAATTGTAAGTCCAGTGAATTATGTTCCATAAGTGTGTCAATCGGCACTTGCCTGGGTAATTAATAAATTTGCAGTACCATCCATGCTTTCTGAATCCTTATTCAGTGTGACTTATTTTTTGCATGTAActgttatatgtgtatatttacttGTATGAGACAAGCAATTTTTACATATTATCATGTGTCACAAATTGACTCTGCTGAGGTCATTCATAATTCTACCTATAATTGAGCAAAAGTTCCTCGAAAGCCATTTCTGGCTCATCTAATAAATTGCACAATATTGGTAAATtaggttatttattttaatgcaaaacaTTTAGTAAACAATGACACTGAATCAGCTATCATATCTGTACACAACCTACCCCAAGCCTCCAAATCCATGCATTTGTATATTATAGTAAATACAGGACAGTTTAGGGTTTTCATGGAACTGTCAATTGACCTTAATTTTGTCATCGAATTTTAAAGACAGTTTGATCAACCCATTCATTTTCAGAAGATGCTGAATTAAGATACTAAGAAAAACATTAGCAGCTAAACTGAGAATACAGTTGTGGTTTTGAGACTCTTGTGAACATTCATTTCTAAGTCTCATTCTTTTCATAGGTAAAATTAGGGAATTCAACTCAATCATAAAATGCAGGTGCAATATTTTTttggttcttgctttttaaaagaatatagacCTCCCAccaattaaaaatcaaaaagctTAAAAAGAGTGGTATCTGTCTTAagatctgttttatttctttgaacattGTCTCCTGATCACAGTTACGTACTGACCATGCCGGGGCAGCAGAGTTATTGGCAGAGCTATTTGCAGTTAAGCTATGGAGATGGGAGGAAGCAACTTGGCACATATTTACCTCCAAGTATATGACATTCCATAATGAAAttctaaagaatatgaaaatattcagttTTGGAAATTAGTGTTTGGTGaccttttagtttttcttttagtgTTACTTTAAAAAACTAATATGACTGGTTCTTCTTTTTAATTACAAGACTGAACTTATACTTGTGACTCTTCCTTTTCAAAGTTATTACCTTTCATCCCTGACATACTACCCCAGAGCTCAGTCTCTAATCAGCTGTGCCCCTGTCATACTGTCTCCTGattggtttcattcttttgagcTCCTGTAACAGTACTTCTTTATTTCAGAATGCTTGCCTCTCCCATCAGTCTTATCCCTCTCCTAGTAGCCCAATTCCTAAAAATCTTACTTGAAAATCATGGGTAGTAAACCACGTGGTCTAGTTACAGTGAAGAATAGCACAAGGTATTACTCCTCTTTGTTAGGGGAATTTGAGAAATTTGAGTAGGAAGGAACCTTCACACTCATTTATTATACTGATGAATGATGATAATATAAATAAGCTCTATCATATGCACATTTAGGTTTACATTAAACAAATGTTTTTATGTGTATGTCACATTTTAAAGGGAGAATGAGTTAGTCAAGGGCAATAGTATAGtaccattttcttttaaaaataatttttgtggaAATCAATGTGTATACAATACTGTATttgtttcagatgaacaacttagtgattcatcaattacaTACACTTTAAATGTTCACTATaataagtgtagttgccatccATCACAATACAAAGATAATAGAATGTGACAAGCTGTATTCCCAGTGCTGTTCTTCCATCCTTGTGCCTAAGTTATAATTTGAAGTTAgctcctctttatccccttcacctttttACCTACCCATCTCTGCTCACAGTAACTAGgcatctgttttctgtgtttacgagtccatttctgttttgtctttgtTTGTTGTGCCCATTTTCTATAAAACTATAATGGGTTTGGGAAACTTTAAATTATGTGTAAGTTGAAGGGGTTTTTTAACACaaaatttctaagaaaatgaGTTTTTCAGTGTTGAAGCTTCTGTAAAACTTCATACTACAAGGTGacacttcaatttctttactccAAAATCTGACTGGAAGACACATTACACTGAAATGAGTCCATGTGAATAACAGtgaaaaagaaacttttaaataaaagtggttcATGAAACATTAGAGTAAAATTTCTGTGTTACACGTTCTTTATTTTGATAAAGCTAAACTAAACTGATAACTTATCATCAGAAATCCACTATTCATgcattatgtgtgtgtatggataTATATAgctttatatgtatgtttttatttgtatataaatatatgcacatacCTGGTCAATCCCTATTATTTACGGATTCTGTACTTGTGAATTCACCTATTGGTTACAATTTATCCGAAACCCCAAAATCAATACCCACAGCGCCTTCCCCGTCATTGGCGGACATATGCAGAACAGCAAAAAATCGGTTTGCCTAATGCACACATTCCCAGTTGTAGTCGGACGGGGTcactctgtcttctttttttagtaCTTAGATTCGAAATAAGGATCTTTTCTGTGGTCCATTTAATGCTAGTTTTCctcattttgtgctttttgttggcaaattcactttttaaaatggccCCCAAGCAAGTGCCCAAACACTGCCTCGGGTTCCTAAACACAAGACTATATGTGACTGATGGAGAAAAATCATGTGTTTGATAAGCTCCCTTTAGGCATGAGTTACAGTGCCACTGCCCAATGAGTGCAGTCTTAGTCAAAACTACTGTGCATCCAGAAATGAGAAGATGAAATTACCCATCTCTGAAGGAGGCCACTCCAAGGGCTAAAGTGACACTTATAGTGTGTGGTGAAACTATGGAAAAAATGTCAAGGTGGCTCAGTTTGTGTGCTCATGAGATGCTGATCAAATAAAGTGCAATAGATCGGACCGTTGTGAGGGTGAAacccaaagaaatttacagacatCGGTTTGCCTAATGCACACATTCCCAGTTGTAGTCGGATGGGGTcactctgtcttcttttttcagtACTTAGATTCGAAATAAGGATCAGGACATGGGTCAGGACATCCCCTGGGGTCAGGACATGCGAAACCCTTCTTGGCtagtgttctctcataattctgcatgtaattatttatttgaaagaaatcTACATTAGACATATTTAATACATCAAAATGTGTCTTCAAacagaaatatataaacaaaaagattaTGTATTAATTAGTGGATGCCAATGTGAACAGAGGCTAAAGCGACTTAATACTGTATTTCTCCAGAGGAAAATGGTTTGTAATTTACTAATACAGTGTTTTCAGTGGTTTCACAGAATGTTGCTGCAGCATAGTGAGAACAGAATATACTACAATtctgtttctattgatttataTAGCAAAAATTCACAGCTATTAAAAGATATAAGtatatcatataaaaatattcataaatgtttaTTACATCATTGATATggttgaaaaatgtttatttaaagaaaatttaattgagTTTCATTACTTCTATAATATTCAGTCTCAAGGGCACTGTGAAAATAAGTACAAATGTTGTAATTAAGAAGGTTGTCTATATGTCAGTACCTGAAAAACTACTGCTGAACAATATCCATGATAtgatcaaaatttattttaaaaattctgtatatGTTCAGGTAAAAAAGGCATGAATATCACACTCATTCACTCTAAGGAGTGGGCAAAGAGGAATGAAGAAACAGCATTATGCATTGTTTGAGTTTTATACAATGAATGGTATAGTTTTGATTTAAATGCATGTATATTTACTGAAAGGAGAGTATTCTATGGATTTTTAATGGGATATGGCAAAATTTTGACTTGttgatttttcaaaacaatttcaTATATACTAAAGACAATATATAAATTTTGTGACTAGCAAGATTTTCTAAGTGTAGCAAGAACTATATTAAAAGGGGATAGataagtacagcatggagaatataaaagattctgtaatatctttctatgttgacagatagtaactgcactagttgtggtgaggatttaatatatgTGActtttgaatcactgtgttatatatttgaaaccaatgtaatattgtatgtcaactatacttcaattaaaaaatacacttaaaaattgcaCACCAATTAAAATGATACAAATGATTCTTGGCCACAGAAGTTCAACTCATATCCCTTCAGATAGAGTAAACTATAGCCGTGGTGCTAGTGGCCAGTTTTGCAACTATTCATAAATTCTTTTCAGTGTTTCTTTCCATTTACATATGAATGCATTATAACTTCTCCCTTGAACCATTTCTAATATCTTACTGCCTTTCATTATTAATTAATAAGTTAAAACCTTTGaaagaaattcaatttatttaaaaagataaaaaatattttgtgtgtgaAGTCCAAATTATAATGCActcaagaagagaaagaaggagaaactAGAGGTAAAGATTTACCCAGTGAACAATAGATAAGGTtcataaaaagaagtaaaaattcaCTGGAGACATTCTGAAGCAATTCTCCAAGGAAGATTTTGGAGAACAGAGAAGGCTAAATTTCTGAAGGCACATTTGCCAAAAGCCACCTGCTATTTCTGAGGATAAGGCAAGAAGATGAAAAAGACAATTTTCCTGGCAGAAAGCCAATTCTGAGGGTCAGAAAACAGGGATTTTAGCATTCTGGCAAGGCATGAAGGAAAAAGTGGTAACACAGGATCTCACTCCCAGTGAGAAAGGAGGAACACAGACCAAGATTGACAAGTTGCTAGTTTTCGCACAAGACATTCGCTAAACTCTGAAACCACATGGAATGGGAAGTCAAAAAAGCGAGCAGAGAATCTTGAAGAAACAAAGAGGGAGTTTTTGGGATCTTGCCTGCTTGACACACGAGGACTGCTGTCCGCGGTGTGACCCGACACCTCGCTCACAGTTGAAAGCCCCGCCAGCAAAGCCTTAATCCACCAAAGAAGTGGTAGAATTAGCTCCAGTGCCTGCAGGTCCTTCAGTAGGTTAAGATGATAAATCCAGCTTGGGGCTTATGCCGGAGTAAGAGGTGAGCTACCACTGGGGGAAAAGCTAACTTCATCTGGCCTCCATAATATTTTATACATGATGTCTGACAcccaatcagaaatgagaaggcagGGCAAGAGACAGGAACACGAGTtcagaaacacaaagaacaatTAGTTCAAAGAGACGCACCCACAGTTGTTGTATTACTGTAATCAGCAGCCTGGGATATTCCAGTAATGATATTtggaatgaaggaaatgaaggaataGATACATACATTAATGAAATCATCAAGTTTAAGAGACGGCAAATTtgaccagagaaacagaacataCTAAACGGTAAAATTAAAGCAGaagtaaggagagagagaaagtgaatcAGATGGACATTATCAACCTACAAACGACAAGAATAAACCTAATAATTCagggaagtggaattactggactAGTGGACTAGAAGAAAATTTAgtagaaaataaagaactcagAGTTGAAGGCAAGATACATTAGtaggtgactgtaatgggtatgtggtggggacttgataatagagggactctagtaaccaccatgttgctcatgtaattgtacattaatcataacaaaataaaaaattaattaattaatttaaaaaggcacattactaaagaaagagaaatatttcatAGTGATAAAAAGGTCAATCAATCAGGAAGATAATTAACAATCTTTATGCACTCAATAGATAAGAGTGTCTAATCAATAGATagcttaaaaatacacaaataaaaatttcatcagCTCTAACAGGAAGAACAGACTAATCCACACTCATAGCAGGACATTTTAACACACTTTTATCAAAAGTTGAAAGCACAAGCAAGCAAGCATGAGgttataaatgataaaattaacaaACTTGACTGTACAGGCACAAATACATAGATATGGatatatacagatataaataGTACCTTACACAACAAGTACAGCCAAACAAAAATGATCATACACTGGGTTGTGAAAAagttaagtttttaattttaaagtgcaTTTCGAGTGCATATTGATAAGCTATTTGAAAAGTAGTGGCACAATATTTCTACTCAAGCACACAATAGTGATGAGGGTTTCATGATGAAAACAATGATGAGGAGGATGACACTGACCATAATAATCTCTACGGAGTCCTTCCTAGTTACCAACCCCGTGGGGAGGGCATAGCATGCATATACCTATTACATTACATCATGATAATCACCATCTCCAGTTCCAATAAGCCATGTTGTTCT from the Manis javanica isolate MJ-LG chromosome 11, MJ_LKY, whole genome shotgun sequence genome contains:
- the LOC140844626 gene encoding olfactory receptor 51V1-like produces the protein MSVQPESKISNFTFLLTGFPGLVGEYPWLSIPFSCIYAMVLSGNCLVLHVIRTEPSLHQPMFYFLAMLALTDLCMGLSTVHTVLGILWGLVQEIGLDACIAQTFFVHGLSCMESGVLLAMAFDRFTAICSPLRYASILTNTRIINIGVAILGRSFLFIVAPIIRLKFFHYCHLRILSHSFCLHQDLLRLACSDIRFNSFYALALVICTLFLDSALILISYILILRSVLSIASHKERLKSLQTCVSHVGAVLVFYIPIIGLTMVHRFGKHLSPVVHVLMGNIYIIFPPLMNPIIYGVKTQQIRDRIQRWFTKKTEY